In a single window of the Desulfovibrio aminophilus DSM 12254 genome:
- a CDS encoding FAD-binding oxidoreductase produces MLSAALIKEFKAIVGESNVMDSEADRHAYSYDSAVLQPVVPALVVRPESTETLGKVVKLCGENGLPVTVRGSGTNLSGGTIPDPRDGIVVLTNALNRILEINQEDLYAVVEPGVITAKFAAEVAARGLFYPPDPGSQAVSTMGGNVAENAGGLRGLKYGVTKNYVMGVNFFDTEGEKIVTGSRTVKCVTGLNLAGLMVGSEGTLGVFSEIVLKLVPPPAANKAMMVLFDDVAKASQTVAAIIAAKIVPCTLEFLDNFTIRTVEAFAHAGLPVDAKALLLIEVDGHPAQVADEAAQVEAICKKMGAAGLHVAQSAEERNKVWEARRAALSALARVRPTTVLEDATVPRSKIPAMIKALDEIAAKYKLQIGTFGHAGDGNLHPTILTDRRDKQEFERVEQAVNEIFEVALSLGGTLSGEHGIGIAKSKWMEKETSRGTILYSRRLKKALDPKNILNPGKILGEE; encoded by the coding sequence ATGCTGAGCGCAGCTCTCATCAAGGAATTCAAGGCGATCGTCGGCGAGTCCAACGTCATGGACAGCGAAGCCGACCGTCATGCCTATTCATATGATTCCGCCGTGTTGCAGCCCGTGGTGCCGGCCCTTGTGGTCCGCCCGGAAAGCACCGAGACCCTGGGCAAGGTGGTCAAGCTCTGCGGCGAGAACGGCCTGCCCGTGACCGTGCGCGGCTCGGGCACCAACCTCTCGGGCGGCACCATTCCGGACCCCCGCGACGGCATCGTGGTTCTGACCAACGCCCTGAACCGCATCCTGGAGATCAACCAGGAAGACCTGTACGCGGTGGTGGAGCCGGGGGTCATCACGGCCAAGTTCGCGGCAGAGGTGGCCGCCCGAGGTCTGTTCTATCCGCCGGACCCGGGCTCCCAGGCCGTGTCCACCATGGGCGGCAACGTGGCCGAGAACGCCGGGGGCCTGCGCGGGCTGAAATACGGCGTGACCAAGAACTACGTCATGGGCGTGAACTTCTTCGACACCGAGGGAGAGAAGATCGTCACCGGTTCGCGCACCGTGAAGTGCGTCACCGGCCTGAATTTGGCGGGGCTCATGGTCGGCTCCGAGGGCACCCTGGGCGTTTTCAGCGAAATCGTCCTCAAGCTCGTGCCCCCGCCGGCTGCCAACAAGGCCATGATGGTCCTCTTCGACGACGTGGCCAAGGCCTCCCAGACCGTGGCCGCCATCATCGCCGCCAAGATCGTGCCCTGCACCCTGGAGTTCCTGGACAACTTCACCATCCGCACGGTGGAGGCCTTCGCTCACGCGGGCCTGCCCGTGGACGCCAAGGCCCTGCTGCTCATCGAGGTGGACGGCCATCCGGCCCAGGTGGCCGACGAGGCCGCCCAGGTGGAGGCCATCTGCAAAAAGATGGGCGCCGCCGGCCTGCATGTGGCCCAAAGCGCCGAAGAGCGGAACAAGGTCTGGGAAGCCCGCCGGGCGGCCCTTTCGGCCCTGGCCCGCGTACGTCCGACCACGGTGCTCGAGGACGCCACCGTGCCGCGCAGCAAGATTCCGGCCATGATCAAGGCCCTGGACGAGATCGCGGCCAAGTACAAGCTGCAGATCGGCACCTTCGGCCACGCCGGCGACGGCAACCTGCACCCGACCATCCTCACCGACCGTCGGGACAAGCAGGAGTTCGAACGCGTCGAGCAGGCCGTGAACGAGATCTTCGAGGTGGCCCTGAGCCTCGGCGGCACCCTCTCCGGTGAGCACGGCATCGGCATCGCCAAGTCCAAGTGGATGGAGAAGGAAACCAGCCGGGGAACCATCCTCTATTCCCGCCGACTGAAGAAGGCCCTGGACCCCAAGAACATCCTCAATCCGGGCAAGATCCTCGGGGAGGAGTAG
- a CDS encoding sigma-54-dependent transcriptional regulator → MNILIIDDDADVRATMESLVRRMDLACDTAAGLGEGLAKARCGGYDVVFLDVRLPDGNGLDALPVIKSLPDSPEVIILTGLGDPDGAELAIQGGVWDYLVKPAPVRETMLSLKRALQYRQEKNRAKGPRPIQLSSLVGTSSRMRQCFDLAAQAAASQAAVLITGETGTGKELFARAIHDNSSRAGGSFVVVDCATLTESLVEGTLLGHRKGAFTGADCDRDGLVRLADGGTLFLDEVGELPLSIQKSFLRVLQEKRFRPVGASREVTSDFRLIAATNRNLEEMVERGAFRQDLLFRIKTVHMTLPPLRERIEDVGLLAARRLEALAADNGRPPKVMDSEFSQIIAAYSWPGNVRELYNVMERAVIAAGDEPTLFALHLPQEVRIAVTRAQLSRGASGEVVFSTEGGLPTLRAFKEAREREYLELLRRECGGEIVRMLDVSGLSRSHLYALLKKYGVDI, encoded by the coding sequence ATGAACATCCTGATCATCGACGACGACGCGGACGTCCGGGCCACCATGGAAAGCCTGGTGCGGCGCATGGACCTGGCTTGCGACACCGCGGCCGGCCTGGGCGAGGGCCTGGCCAAGGCGCGATGCGGCGGCTACGACGTGGTCTTCCTGGACGTGCGCCTGCCCGACGGCAACGGCCTGGACGCGCTTCCGGTCATCAAGTCCCTGCCGGACTCCCCGGAGGTCATCATCCTCACCGGTCTGGGCGACCCGGACGGCGCCGAACTGGCCATCCAGGGCGGAGTCTGGGATTATTTGGTCAAGCCCGCGCCGGTGCGCGAAACCATGCTTTCGCTCAAGCGGGCCCTGCAATACCGCCAGGAGAAGAATCGGGCCAAGGGGCCCCGGCCCATCCAGCTCTCCAGCCTGGTGGGCACCTCGTCGCGCATGCGCCAGTGCTTCGACTTGGCGGCCCAGGCCGCCGCGTCCCAGGCCGCCGTGCTCATCACCGGCGAGACCGGCACGGGCAAGGAACTGTTCGCCCGGGCCATCCACGACAACAGTTCCCGCGCCGGCGGGAGCTTCGTGGTGGTGGACTGCGCCACGCTCACCGAGTCCCTGGTGGAGGGCACGCTTCTGGGGCACCGCAAGGGCGCCTTCACCGGCGCGGATTGCGATCGCGACGGTTTGGTCCGGCTGGCCGACGGCGGCACGCTCTTCCTGGACGAGGTCGGCGAACTGCCCCTGTCGATTCAGAAGTCCTTCCTGCGCGTACTCCAGGAGAAACGCTTCCGGCCCGTGGGCGCGTCCCGCGAGGTGACCAGTGATTTCCGGCTCATCGCGGCCACCAACCGCAACCTGGAGGAGATGGTCGAGCGCGGAGCCTTCCGTCAGGATCTCCTGTTCCGCATCAAGACCGTGCATATGACCCTGCCGCCGCTGCGGGAGCGGATCGAGGACGTGGGGCTCCTGGCCGCCCGCCGCCTGGAGGCCCTGGCCGCGGACAACGGCCGGCCGCCCAAGGTCATGGACTCGGAGTTTTCCCAGATCATCGCGGCCTATTCCTGGCCCGGCAACGTGCGCGAACTCTACAACGTCATGGAACGGGCCGTGATCGCTGCGGGCGATGAGCCGACGCTGTTCGCCCTGCATCTGCCCCAGGAAGTGCGCATCGCGGTGACACGGGCCCAATTGTCGCGCGGAGCGTCGGGCGAGGTGGTCTTTTCTACCGAGGGCGGCCTGCCCACCCTGCGGGCCTTCAAGGAAGCGCGGGAGCGGGAATACCTGGAACTCCTGCGGCGTGAGTGCGGGGGCGAGATCGTCCGGATGCTCGACGTCTCCGGCCTGTCCCGCTCCCACCTCTATGCCCTGCTCAAGAAATACGGAGTGGACATCTGA
- a CDS encoding L-lactate permease encodes MESWIQAYNPLGSILVSALVAGIPLYILFYMLAVKRMAGHKAAIVATLVAVLLAIFAWGMPAGLALNATVYGAAFGLFPIVWIVITAIWIYNMTVESGEFEIIKNSLASITDDRRLQAILVAFAFGSFIEGTAGFGTPVAITAAMLVGLGFNPLYAAGICLIANTAPVAFGAIGIPIVVAAKVSDLEVMKISQICGRQLPFLSVIVPLWLAVTMSGFKRAMEVLPAVLVAGVCFAGSQFIFSNYHGPYLPDIMSAIITIVGLGAFLRVWKPKNVWHFPDEAPSAGGPVKCEYGMGEVLRAWTPYIILAVMVLLWGLESVKKFLDGILLIKISWPGLHNVVLKTAPIVAKDVPYGAVFNLNLLSAAGTAIFFSGLLSVLVIPKYGFGKAFSCFNRTIYQLRFPILTIAMILGLAYIMNFSGMSSTMGLAFTATGSLFPFFAPILGWLGVFLTGSDTSSNALFGSLQKTTAQQIGVDPALCVAANSSGGVTGKMISPQSISVATAASNMVGREGDIFRFTLPHSIAMVLVVSVLTMLQAYVLKWMLP; translated from the coding sequence ATGGAAAGCTGGATTCAGGCTTACAATCCGCTGGGAAGCATCCTGGTATCGGCGTTGGTGGCGGGCATCCCCTTGTACATCCTTTTTTACATGCTGGCGGTGAAACGCATGGCGGGCCACAAGGCCGCCATCGTCGCCACCCTGGTGGCCGTTCTCCTGGCGATCTTCGCCTGGGGCATGCCCGCCGGACTGGCGCTCAACGCCACGGTCTACGGCGCGGCCTTCGGCCTCTTCCCCATCGTCTGGATCGTCATCACGGCCATCTGGATCTACAACATGACCGTTGAGTCCGGGGAGTTCGAAATCATCAAGAACTCCCTGGCGAGCATCACGGACGACCGGCGGCTCCAGGCCATCCTGGTGGCCTTCGCCTTCGGTTCCTTCATCGAGGGCACTGCGGGCTTCGGCACTCCGGTGGCCATCACCGCGGCCATGCTCGTGGGTCTGGGCTTCAACCCCCTCTACGCGGCGGGCATCTGCCTCATCGCCAACACCGCGCCCGTGGCCTTCGGCGCCATCGGCATCCCGATCGTGGTGGCGGCCAAGGTCTCGGACCTGGAAGTGATGAAGATCAGCCAGATCTGCGGACGTCAGCTGCCCTTCCTGTCCGTGATCGTGCCGCTCTGGCTGGCCGTGACCATGAGCGGCTTCAAGCGCGCCATGGAAGTGCTCCCGGCCGTGCTCGTGGCCGGCGTGTGCTTCGCCGGCTCCCAGTTCATCTTCTCCAACTATCATGGTCCCTATCTGCCCGACATCATGTCGGCCATCATCACAATCGTTGGCCTGGGCGCCTTCCTGCGCGTCTGGAAGCCGAAGAACGTGTGGCATTTCCCGGACGAGGCCCCGTCCGCGGGCGGACCCGTGAAGTGCGAGTACGGCATGGGCGAGGTGCTCCGCGCCTGGACGCCCTACATCATCCTGGCCGTGATGGTTCTTCTCTGGGGTCTGGAGAGCGTGAAGAAGTTCCTTGACGGCATCCTGCTCATCAAGATCAGCTGGCCCGGTCTGCACAACGTCGTTCTGAAGACCGCCCCCATCGTGGCCAAGGACGTGCCCTACGGCGCGGTGTTCAACCTGAACCTGCTCTCGGCCGCGGGCACGGCCATCTTCTTCTCCGGCCTGCTCTCGGTGCTGGTGATCCCCAAGTACGGCTTCGGCAAGGCCTTCTCCTGCTTCAACCGCACGATCTACCAGCTGCGCTTCCCGATCCTGACCATCGCCATGATCCTGGGCCTGGCCTACATCATGAACTTCTCCGGCATGAGTTCGACCATGGGTCTGGCCTTCACGGCCACCGGTTCGCTGTTCCCGTTCTTCGCCCCGATCCTGGGCTGGCTCGGCGTGTTCCTGACCGGTTCGGACACGTCCTCCAACGCCCTCTTCGGATCGCTGCAGAAGACCACGGCGCAGCAGATCGGCGTGGATCCCGCGTTGTGCGTGGCGGCCAACTCCTCCGGCGGCGTCACCGGCAAGATGATCTCGCCGCAGTCCATCTCCGTGGCCACGGCGGCCTCCAACATGGTCGGGCGTGAAGGCGACATCTTCCGCTTCACCCTGCCGCACTCCATCGCCATGGTCCTGGTGGTGAGCGTGTTGACCATGCTCCAGGCCTACGTGTTGAAGTGGATGCTGCCTTAG
- the nifJ gene encoding pyruvate:ferredoxin (flavodoxin) oxidoreductase codes for MVKKTMKTMDGNTATAHVAYALSDTAVIYPITPSSPMGETADEWAAKGRKNIFGQVVDIREMQSEAGAAGAVHGSLAAGALTSTFTASQGLLLMIPNMFKISGELLPGVFHVSARAVAGHALNIFGDHSDVMSARQTGFAMLCSNSVQEAMDMALVAHLAAIESSVPFVHFFDGFRTSHEIQKIEVIDYEDIAKLVNLEKVAAFHARGMNPEHPVIRGTAQNPDIYFQGREAANSFYAKVPGIVTEAMDKVAGITGRSYKLFDYVGHPEAEHVIVAMGSGCEAIEETLGLLNSQGAKLGLLKVRLFRPFVKTALLAGIPLSANTVTVLDRTKEPGAPGDPLYLDVCAALFEGGRTLRVLGGRYGLGSKEFTPAMIKAVYDNMAAASPKSHFVVGIEDDVTGSSLTVGDPLQTTPEGTVQCKFWGLGSDGTVGANKSAIKIIGDNTDMFAQGYFAYDSKKSGGITVSHLRFGKHPIKSTYLVNTADFVACHKANYVQVYDVLEGIKDGGSFLLNSNWSLADMEQHIPGHVRRTIARKKLKFYNIDAVEIASRVGLGGRINMIMQTAFFKLSGVLPFEQAVALLKDSIKKTYGKKGDKIVNMNIAAVDQSLENLQKIDYPAAWADAADEPAHAAAEPDFVKNVMKPILAQKGDALPVSAFTPDGLFPVGTSRYEKRGVAINVPEWVADNCIQCNQCSFVCPHAAIRPVLVTDAEKAAAPATFSVLPAQGKELKGLSFRMQVNALDCMGCGNCADICPAKEKALVMKPIESQVEAEVPNFDYAAGLPVRDGLIKRESLKGSQFHQPLLEFSGACAGCGETPYVKVLTQLFGERMIIANATGCSSIWGASAPSSPYCVNKDGFGPAWGNSLFEDAAEFGFGMALGVAQRRAKLADVAAAAAKEADGGLKTALEAWLAAKDDAAASREKGDAVKALLAKAPKTPLLDELRGMADLLTKKSVWVFGGDGWAYDIGYGGLDHVLASGEDLNVLVMDTEVYSNTGGQSSKATPLGSVAKFAASGKRTGKKDLGRMAMTYGNIYVASVAMGANKQQMLKAFQEAEAYHGPSLIICYAPCINQGIKKGMGKTQEEQRLAVASGYWPLYRYNPLLAKAGKNPFVLESKAPDGSLQEFLSGETRYAMLEKTLPDASKVFRTKIERDYAQRFELLRWMASPEACFIGAENGSADGGTPACETASTAEHARPGKAEEPCDDGRSGK; via the coding sequence ATGGTCAAGAAGACGATGAAGACGATGGACGGCAACACGGCCACTGCGCATGTGGCCTATGCCTTGAGCGATACCGCTGTCATCTATCCCATCACGCCGTCCTCGCCCATGGGCGAGACCGCGGACGAATGGGCCGCCAAGGGGCGCAAGAACATCTTCGGCCAGGTGGTGGACATCCGCGAGATGCAGTCCGAGGCGGGCGCGGCCGGCGCCGTGCACGGCTCCCTGGCGGCGGGCGCGCTGACCAGCACGTTCACCGCCTCCCAGGGCCTGCTGCTCATGATCCCGAACATGTTCAAGATCTCCGGCGAACTGCTGCCGGGCGTGTTCCACGTCTCGGCCCGCGCCGTGGCCGGTCACGCGCTGAACATCTTCGGCGACCACAGCGACGTCATGTCCGCCCGCCAGACCGGTTTCGCCATGCTTTGCTCCAACTCGGTGCAGGAAGCCATGGACATGGCCCTGGTGGCCCACTTGGCGGCCATAGAGTCCAGCGTGCCCTTCGTGCATTTCTTCGACGGCTTCCGCACCTCCCACGAGATCCAGAAGATCGAGGTAATCGACTACGAGGACATCGCCAAGCTGGTGAACCTCGAGAAGGTCGCGGCCTTCCACGCCCGGGGCATGAACCCCGAGCATCCGGTGATCCGGGGCACGGCCCAGAATCCGGACATCTACTTCCAGGGACGCGAGGCCGCCAATTCCTTCTACGCCAAGGTGCCGGGCATCGTCACCGAGGCCATGGACAAGGTCGCCGGGATCACGGGCCGTTCCTACAAGCTCTTTGACTACGTGGGCCATCCCGAGGCCGAGCACGTGATCGTGGCCATGGGCTCGGGCTGCGAGGCCATCGAGGAGACCCTCGGCCTGCTCAACTCCCAGGGCGCCAAGCTGGGCCTGCTCAAGGTCCGGCTCTTCCGGCCCTTCGTCAAAACCGCCCTCCTGGCCGGGATCCCTCTCTCGGCCAACACAGTCACGGTCCTCGACAGGACCAAGGAGCCCGGTGCGCCGGGCGACCCCCTGTACCTGGACGTCTGCGCCGCGCTGTTTGAAGGCGGCCGGACGCTCCGGGTGCTCGGTGGCCGTTACGGCCTGGGCTCCAAGGAATTCACCCCGGCCATGATCAAGGCCGTTTACGACAACATGGCCGCCGCCTCGCCCAAGAGCCACTTCGTCGTGGGCATCGAGGACGACGTCACCGGCAGCTCCCTGACCGTCGGCGATCCTCTGCAGACCACCCCCGAGGGCACGGTGCAGTGCAAGTTCTGGGGCCTGGGCTCCGACGGCACCGTGGGCGCCAACAAGAGCGCCATCAAGATCATCGGCGACAACACGGACATGTTCGCCCAGGGCTACTTCGCCTACGACTCCAAGAAGTCCGGCGGCATCACCGTCTCCCACCTGCGTTTCGGCAAGCATCCCATCAAGTCCACCTACCTGGTGAACACCGCCGACTTCGTGGCCTGCCACAAGGCCAACTACGTGCAGGTCTACGACGTGCTGGAGGGCATCAAGGACGGCGGCTCCTTCCTCCTGAACTCCAACTGGTCCCTGGCCGACATGGAACAGCACATTCCCGGCCACGTGCGTCGGACCATCGCCCGCAAGAAGCTCAAGTTCTACAACATCGACGCCGTGGAGATCGCCTCCCGCGTGGGTCTGGGCGGTCGCATCAACATGATCATGCAGACCGCCTTCTTCAAGCTCTCCGGCGTGCTGCCCTTCGAGCAGGCCGTGGCCCTGCTCAAGGACTCCATCAAGAAGACCTACGGCAAGAAAGGCGACAAGATCGTCAACATGAACATCGCGGCCGTGGACCAGTCGCTGGAGAACCTCCAGAAGATCGATTATCCGGCCGCCTGGGCCGACGCCGCGGACGAACCCGCTCACGCCGCGGCCGAGCCGGACTTCGTGAAGAACGTCATGAAGCCCATCCTGGCCCAGAAGGGCGACGCCCTGCCCGTGAGCGCCTTCACCCCGGACGGCCTCTTCCCGGTGGGCACCTCGCGCTACGAGAAGCGCGGCGTGGCCATCAACGTGCCGGAGTGGGTCGCGGACAACTGCATCCAGTGCAACCAGTGTTCCTTTGTCTGCCCGCACGCGGCCATCCGGCCGGTGCTCGTCACCGACGCGGAGAAGGCGGCGGCTCCCGCGACCTTCTCCGTCCTTCCCGCCCAGGGCAAGGAACTCAAAGGCCTGTCCTTCCGCATGCAGGTGAACGCCCTGGACTGCATGGGCTGCGGCAACTGCGCGGACATCTGCCCGGCCAAGGAGAAGGCCCTGGTCATGAAGCCCATTGAGAGCCAGGTGGAGGCCGAGGTGCCGAACTTCGACTACGCCGCCGGCCTGCCCGTGCGTGACGGCCTGATCAAGCGCGAGTCGCTGAAGGGCAGCCAGTTCCACCAGCCCCTGCTGGAGTTCTCCGGGGCCTGCGCTGGCTGCGGCGAGACGCCCTACGTCAAGGTGCTCACCCAGCTCTTCGGCGAACGCATGATCATCGCCAACGCCACGGGCTGCTCCTCCATCTGGGGCGCCTCGGCTCCGTCCAGTCCCTACTGCGTGAACAAGGACGGCTTCGGCCCGGCCTGGGGCAACTCCCTGTTCGAGGACGCTGCCGAGTTCGGCTTCGGCATGGCCCTGGGCGTGGCCCAGCGCCGCGCCAAGCTGGCCGACGTTGCCGCCGCGGCCGCCAAGGAGGCGGACGGCGGACTGAAGACCGCGCTGGAGGCATGGCTGGCGGCCAAGGACGACGCGGCCGCCTCGCGCGAGAAGGGCGACGCGGTCAAGGCCCTGTTGGCCAAGGCCCCCAAGACCCCGCTCCTGGACGAACTGCGCGGCATGGCCGACCTGCTGACCAAGAAGAGCGTCTGGGTCTTCGGTGGCGACGGCTGGGCCTACGACATCGGCTACGGCGGACTGGACCACGTCCTGGCCTCGGGCGAGGACCTCAACGTCCTGGTCATGGACACCGAGGTCTACTCCAACACCGGCGGCCAGTCCTCCAAGGCGACCCCGCTCGGCTCGGTGGCCAAGTTCGCGGCCTCGGGCAAGCGCACCGGCAAGAAGGATCTGGGCCGCATGGCCATGACCTACGGCAACATCTACGTGGCCTCCGTGGCCATGGGCGCCAACAAGCAGCAGATGCTCAAGGCCTTCCAGGAGGCCGAGGCCTATCACGGGCCGTCGCTGATCATCTGCTACGCGCCCTGCATCAACCAGGGCATCAAGAAGGGCATGGGCAAGACCCAGGAGGAGCAGCGGCTCGCCGTAGCCTCCGGATACTGGCCCCTGTACCGTTACAATCCGCTTCTGGCCAAGGCGGGCAAGAATCCGTTCGTGCTCGAGTCCAAGGCCCCGGACGGCAGCCTGCAGGAATTCCTCTCCGGCGAGACGCGTTACGCCATGCTGGAGAAGACCCTGCCCGACGCCTCCAAGGTCTTCCGGACCAAGATCGAACGGGATTACGCCCAGCGCTTCGAACTGCTGCGCTGGATGGCTTCTCCCGAGGCTTGTTTCATCGGCGCGGAGAACGGGTCGGCTGACGGCGGAACGCCGGCCTGTGAAACCGCTTCGACGGCGGAGCACGCCCGTCCCGGCAAGGCCGAGGAACCTTGCGACGACGGGCGTTCGGGAAAGTGA